From the genome of Halomonas sp. LR3S48:
CCATGCTGCACCCCAAGGGCAGCACCCGACTCAAGCCGGGGGACGTTCTTTGCGTCATCGGCCGCAGCGAAGACGTGCCGGCACTCAATCGGCTATTCAGTGGCGATTCCAAGCTCAAGCGCGAACGCGCCTTCTTCGGCACCTTCACTTTCGATGGCGATGCCTTGATGAAGGATATTGCCAATGTCTATGGCCTCACGCTCAGCCCGGGCGAGAGCGAAATGACGCTGGCCGATTTCGTCTCGCTGCGTGTTGGTGGCCATCCGGTGGTCGGCGATGACGTCGACTGGCACGGCATTCATTGGGTCGTCAGCGAAATGGACGGCAATCGTGTCACCCGGGTCGGCTTGCGCCTTTACTGATGAGCAGCCGCCTCGCTTGTCATCTTCATGGGTGACCACTATCTTCGTCGATACCACCACGCTCCAGCAGGAGCAGGTCTCACAACGACAAGGGAGTGTCTCGATATGCTCAAGTTCTTGGCAAGCACCGTCGGGATCATCTTTCTCATCGGCTTGGCCGTCGTCATCGGCCTGCTGATGCTCATCTTCTGAGAGGCGCCCAATGCCGGGGCAGCAGTGTCCCCTTCGCAAGACCAGGCTTCCTTTCACTAGTATGTAGATAAGGCAGCAAGGAAACCGACCGGAGCTTGCGATGTTGTTCTCGCCTCGACAGTGGCTCGCTCTGATGGCAGGGCAGGTGATTGGCACCTTTCTCTTCATGGTTCTACGGTGGCCTCCCGCTGCCGACCATGACCTCTTCCTGGCCTTTGGCGGCATGCTGGTCGCGACGCTTCTGGCATTCGTCGGTGCGCTATTGGGGCGCATACACAGTCGACAAGGCGCGACCGTGGGAATGGTCGTCGGCTACGTGATCTTCTTCGCGCCGGCCAGTGTCGTGATATTGGGAAGATGAACCTGTCAAGGCGAGCGTAGAGACAAGCTTGCTAAAAGCATGCGCCCGGCTGAAGCCGGGCGCAAAACTCAAATGCGGGCGGCGATTCAGCCGGTGATGGCAAAACTGCCCGCATTGAGCCAGAGGTGAGTGGCAACGCTTGCGGCATAGCCTAGAGCGATAGCGGGAGCCCAGCGCAAGTGCCCCAGGAAGGTGTAGTTGCCGCGCGCCTGGCCCATCAGTGCGACGCCAGCGGCAGATCCGATCGACAGCAGGCTGCCGCCCACGCCGGCCGTCAGGGTGATCAGCAACCAGTGGCCATGCGACATCTCAGGCTCCATGGTCAGCACGGCGAACATCACCGGAATGTTGTCGACCACCGCGGAAACCACACCCAGAACGATGTTGGCCCAGGTGGGGTCCCAACCGACGTAGAGCGCCTCAGAAAGAAGGCTGAGATATCCCAGGAAACCCAGGCCACCAACGGCAACGACTACGCCGTAGAAGAACAGCAAGGTATCCCACTCGGAGCGGGCCACGCGATTGAAGACATCGAAGGGGACCACGCTACCCAACTGCCGCAGCTTGCGTTCGTCGCCGCGCTGGGTATAGCGGATACGCTTCTTCTCCAGCGAACGGGGCAGGGTCATGCGCAGGAAATAACCGAAGAACTGCAGATAGCCAAGGCCAGTCATCATGCCCAGCACCGGCGGCAGGTGCAGCAGTGTATGGCAGGCCACGGCGGTCGTAATGGTAAGAAGGAACAGCAGGACGATACGCCGTGCACCACGCTTGAGCCAGACATCTTCATAGACGCCTTCCGGCTTGCGGTTATTGATGAAGAAAGTCATCAGAATCGCCGGGATCAGGAAATTGACCAGCGACGGTACCAGCAAGGTAAAGAACTCATAGAACTGCACGATACCAGCCTGCCAGACCATCAGGGTGGTAATGTCGCCGAAGGGACTGAATGCGCCGCCGGCATTGGCCGCCACGACGATATTGATGCAGGCCAGGTTGATGAAGCGTTTGTCGCCTTCCGCTACCTTGGTGACAACGGCGCACATCAGCATGGCGGTGGTGAGGTTGTCGGCAATCGGCGAGATCACGAAAGAGAGGCCGCCGGTCAGCCAGAAGAGCTGCTTGTAGCTGAATCCCTTGCGAATCATCCAGGAGCGCAAGGCATCGAAGACGCGTCGCTCGTCCATGGCGTTGATATAGGTCATTGCCACCAGCAGGAACAGCATCAGCTCGGCAAATTCGAGCAGCGTCTCGCGAAAGGCGTGCTCGGCATCGTCGGGCATGCCGGACTGTACATAGACCCAGCCGATCATGAACCAGATCAAACCGGCGGCCACCAGTACCGGCTTGGACTTGCGCATGTGCAGTTTTTCCTCGCCCATGACCAGCATATAGGCGAGAACGAAGATGGCCACGGCAATGTAGCCGACGGCCGAATTAGTCAGATCCAGGCTGCCAGTCACCGCCAGCGCGGAGGGACTGAACAGCAGGATACCGAAAGCGAGCAATAGCGCGCCCGGCCAGCGGGTTATACCCCGTAGCCTGGGAAGTGTGAAGCAGCCAATAGGCATGGATCGAGTCCTGGTTTATTAATTTGCGGGAAGGGTTAAAAAACGCCCGCATTTTAGCACGGCTTATTGCAGCGCAGTAGGTCGCCAAATGGCTAAGAAGACGGTAGAAAATGTGCCCAGAAAACGAAAAGACCCCCTGACGAGTCAGGGGGTCGAAAAGGGTGGCGGAGGGACAGCCCGCCGTGAGGTCATGTTTCGGTGCGTATCATCCCTTATCACCAAATGCCAATCTTTCCTATACTGTCAGTAGTTTAACGGCAATCCCCACCTTTCTCACCGAGGCGCCTTGTGTTGCAACGTGCCACCCGCTATCATCCAATAACACCCTTTATGTTGGGTAGATTGTTGGAGACGCGGCCATGCCTAAGAAAGCCAGAGAACTCTCCGCTGTTGAGGTGAAGCGACTGACAGAGCCAGGCTTGTACGCCGTGGGCGGTGTGGCCGGCTTGCATCTTCAGGTGGCCAAGACAGGTGCCCGCTCATGGGTGCTGCGTGCCACCGTAGGCGCCAAGCGCCGCGACATTGGCTTGGGCGGCTACCCTGATACCCCGCTCGCCAGCGCCCGAGAGAAGGCCAGGGAGGCGCGAGAGAAGATCCAGCAGGGTATCGACCCGGTTGCCGAGCGTCGCGCTCTGAGAAGCGCTCTGCTGGCTCAGCAGGTACGCGACATCACCTTTGAGCAATGCGCTGCCGAGGTCATCAAGAAGAAACAGGCCGAATCTCGCAACGCCAAGCATGCTCAGCAGTGGGAAAACACGCTCAAGACCTACGCCTATCCCGTGCTGGGCAAGATGGCCGTCGCAGATGTGGATCTCGCCCATGTGCTGAAGGTGCTACAGCCCGATTGGGAAACCAAGACCGAAACCATGACCAGGGTACGCCAGCGCATCGAGGCAGTTATCGCGTGGGCAACCGTTCATGGCCATCGCTCTGGTGACAATCCGGCCCGCTGGAAAGGCAACCTTGACGCTATCCTGCCGAAGCCGTCCAAGGTCACCAAGGTAAAGCATCACAAGGCGCTCCCCATCGATGACATGGGCGAGTTCGTGGCCAACCTGCGCCAGCAAAAGGGCGTGGCTGCGCTGGCCCTGGAGTTCACCATTCTGACCGCTACACGCTCCGGCGAGGTGAGGGGTGCTACATGGGCCGAGATCGACCTAGATAACGCTATCTGGACGATTCCGGCAGGGCGCATGAAAACAGAGAAGGAACACCGTGTACCGCTCTCAAAGGAAGCCCTCAAGCTTTTGAAGCGGCTGCCTCACGATTCGGAGCTTGTCTTTCCGGCGCCGAAGGGTGGGAAGTTCAGCGATGCAGCCCTGGCTGCCGTGCTCAAGCGCATGGGCGTTGACGCCACCGTTCACGGCTTCCGTTCGACGTTCCGCGATTGGAGCGCCGAACGCACCTCCTACCCGCACCATGTCTGCGAGATGGCTCTGGCCCACACGATCAAGAACGCTGCCGAGGCGGCCTATCGTCGTGGCGACCTGATGGAGAAGCGGACGAAGCTGATGCAGGATTGGGCGAAGTTCTGCGGCACGATCCAGCCCAAGGGCGAAGTCGTCCCGCTGCGTAAGGCGGAGATGTAATCCGCAACAAGTGAAACGAATACAGCGGCTTATGAGAAGGGATACGCTGTACCCAACGAAAGCCCCATCATAAGCGACCAGGAACACAAGCGGCGATGCCGCACCGTGTTGGCTGGCCTAGGGTAGCTCCCGAACGTGCGGATACTCCACCGCACTGGCCAGCCTCTTCAATGGAGAGCGTGAGGAGTAGCGCA
Proteins encoded in this window:
- the nhaD gene encoding sodium:proton antiporter NhaD codes for the protein MPIGCFTLPRLRGITRWPGALLLAFGILLFSPSALAVTGSLDLTNSAVGYIAVAIFVLAYMLVMGEEKLHMRKSKPVLVAAGLIWFMIGWVYVQSGMPDDAEHAFRETLLEFAELMLFLLVAMTYINAMDERRVFDALRSWMIRKGFSYKQLFWLTGGLSFVISPIADNLTTAMLMCAVVTKVAEGDKRFINLACINIVVAANAGGAFSPFGDITTLMVWQAGIVQFYEFFTLLVPSLVNFLIPAILMTFFINNRKPEGVYEDVWLKRGARRIVLLFLLTITTAVACHTLLHLPPVLGMMTGLGYLQFFGYFLRMTLPRSLEKKRIRYTQRGDERKLRQLGSVVPFDVFNRVARSEWDTLLFFYGVVVAVGGLGFLGYLSLLSEALYVGWDPTWANIVLGVVSAVVDNIPVMFAVLTMEPEMSHGHWLLITLTAGVGGSLLSIGSAAGVALMGQARGNYTFLGHLRWAPAIALGYAASVATHLWLNAGSFAITG
- a CDS encoding tyrosine-type recombinase/integrase; amino-acid sequence: MPKKARELSAVEVKRLTEPGLYAVGGVAGLHLQVAKTGARSWVLRATVGAKRRDIGLGGYPDTPLASAREKAREAREKIQQGIDPVAERRALRSALLAQQVRDITFEQCAAEVIKKKQAESRNAKHAQQWENTLKTYAYPVLGKMAVADVDLAHVLKVLQPDWETKTETMTRVRQRIEAVIAWATVHGHRSGDNPARWKGNLDAILPKPSKVTKVKHHKALPIDDMGEFVANLRQQKGVAALALEFTILTATRSGEVRGATWAEIDLDNAIWTIPAGRMKTEKEHRVPLSKEALKLLKRLPHDSELVFPAPKGGKFSDAALAAVLKRMGVDATVHGFRSTFRDWSAERTSYPHHVCEMALAHTIKNAAEAAYRRGDLMEKRTKLMQDWAKFCGTIQPKGEVVPLRKAEM